The window GTCGTGGTAGTAAGCGTCGCACCGGGCTCCCAGCTTGACGGTCGCGAACCACCCGTTGCGCCGGACCAGCGGGTCGAACGTCCAGGTGATCTGCTCGATCCCCCGCTCCAGCGCCCACGCCCGCTGGTGGCACAGGAGGGCGAAGCCGATCCCGCTACCCTGGGCGCTCGGGACGACCCCGGTCATGTGGAGGTGGGCGTTCCGCCGGCCTGGCTCGGGGGACGCAAAGGCCACAGAGGCCCCCATCAGATGCTCGTGCGCCCACGCGCCGGCGACGTAGTTGCCGCTGATGGAAAGGCTGCGCAGCAGAGGAACGGTCACCCCGCCCGGGCCCCAGATGCGCTCGAACAGGCCCTCCACCTCGGCCATATCGGGCAGCTCCTCGAGGTGCCGTATCTCCACGCCGGCGCTGCGCGCCGCGTCGTCGGAGACCAGCCTCACCGCGGGGTCGGCCCAAGGCGCACGGCCGGTGGGTCCTCCCCAGCCAGTCACAGCTCCAAGCTTAGATCCCTTTTGAGCAATTGATGCTATGTCCCGCCCTCGGGGGCCGGCAGGCGACCGCCCGGCGCCAAAGGCGGTGAATCTCAAGCCGGTGAGCCCGAATCGGGTGAATAGGCCCAGGCCTCGATCTCTACTGCGGCCTCGAGCGGCAGGGCGGCCACGGCGAACGCGGACCGGGCCGGGCGGTGGGGACCAAAGGCGGAGACGTAGGCGTCGTTCATGGCTTGATAGTCACCGATATCGGCCAGGAACACCGTGGTCTTCACCACCGCATCGAGACCGGCGCCGTAGCCGGCGAGAAGCGCCTCGATGTTGCGCACGGCCTGCGCTACCTGCGCCACGACGCCGCCTTCGACGAGGCGGCCATCCTGCAGTCCGAGCTGGCCGCTGCACACCAACCAGTCACCGGCCTTCACGACGGGGGTGTACGGCCCGACGGGCTTGGAGCC is drawn from Acidimicrobiales bacterium and contains these coding sequences:
- a CDS encoding GNAT family N-acetyltransferase, giving the protein MTGWGGPTGRAPWADPAVRLVSDDAARSAGVEIRHLEELPDMAEVEGLFERIWGPGGVTVPLLRSLSISGNYVAGAWAHEHLMGASVAFASPEPGRRNAHLHMTGVVPSAQGSGIGFALLCHQRAWALERGIEQITWTFDPLVRRNGWFATVKLGARCDAYYHDFFGYLNDPINRWDFTDRCLARWELAEASPGENRPADQDDPDIEEMALTILTEGAGGEPVLVPADWIEQAPELLLCQVPSNTQALRQSEPKLAREWLAALRGTLARALDAGYVLTSMTTGGCYVLRRPEG
- a CDS encoding Rid family hydrolase, coding for MTAPAPGSKPVGPYTPVVKAGDWLVCSGQLGLQDGRLVEGGVVAQVAQAVRNIEALLAGYGAGLDAVVKTTVFLADIGDYQAMNDAYVSAFGPHRPARSAFAVAALPLEAAVEIEAWAYSPDSGSPA